From Virgibacillus ihumii, the proteins below share one genomic window:
- the pheT gene encoding phenylalanine--tRNA ligase subunit beta encodes MLVSVNWLKNYVDIGDISPVELAEKITKTGIEVDGIEYIAEKSSGIVTGYVESCGKHPNADKLSLCQVDVGDETLQIICGAPNIKQGQKVAVAKPGAVLPGNFKIKKVKLRGVESNGMICSLQELGIEEKYVPKDIAEGIFVFPNDTAVGEAIEPLLNLNDAVLEFDLTPNRADCLSMLGVAYEVAAILNQNITLPDESVNFSAEKATDYVTVDVDAPELNPYYGAFIIKDLEIRKSPLWMRNALTAAGIRPINNVVDITNYVLLEYGQPLHAFDFDLLNSDKIVVRRANENEKMVTLDDVERNLSSDNLAITNGTEPVALAGVMGGAKTEVNNDTKAILLEAAYFDPKSVRRTVKETGLRSESSTRFEKGIDPNRVYRAGMRAAHLLQQYAGGTVLAEPAIFDELDRSEKVVAINTAEINKRLGTQIDTGDIAAILDRLQFSFEQHDDHFSVTVPTRRGDITIFEDMLEEVARIYGYDNLPFTLPEGSSQAGGLTNHQLLKREVKGYLQSAGLMETITYSLTKEEWAGKFVSPEIAKLNPNQVHLSMPMTEDHKTLRLSLIPELLQTISHNLARNQRDLAYYELGTVFISDEKELTEQPNEKLRASGVLTGNWLTHLWQQEKKQVDFYLVKGIVEGLFDFLDIEVDFKQGKIADLHPGRCAVVTVKGQTVGYLGQVHPRLEKKLDIKETYVFDIDMDYVFEVYRNTISYRPIPKYPSVSRDIAFIVDENVQAGDIKELIEKTGAPLVQNVHIFDVYKGEHLEEGKKSIAISLLYQDAEKTLKDNEVEQSYQEIVGKVNDQFDAYVRS; translated from the coding sequence ATGTTAGTATCTGTTAACTGGTTAAAGAATTATGTGGATATCGGGGATATCAGCCCGGTGGAACTTGCTGAAAAAATAACGAAAACCGGGATTGAAGTGGATGGAATAGAGTATATCGCTGAAAAGAGTTCCGGTATTGTAACAGGCTATGTGGAGTCATGCGGGAAACATCCGAATGCGGATAAATTGAGTTTGTGCCAGGTTGATGTTGGTGACGAAACATTGCAGATTATTTGCGGTGCACCGAATATCAAACAAGGTCAAAAAGTGGCAGTTGCCAAGCCTGGCGCAGTTCTTCCGGGAAACTTCAAAATTAAGAAGGTGAAATTGCGCGGTGTCGAATCAAATGGCATGATTTGTTCCTTGCAGGAGCTGGGTATTGAAGAAAAGTATGTGCCCAAGGATATTGCTGAAGGGATTTTTGTGTTCCCGAACGATACCGCAGTAGGTGAAGCTATTGAACCGTTATTAAACCTGAATGATGCGGTATTGGAGTTCGATTTGACACCCAACCGTGCGGATTGTTTGAGCATGCTGGGGGTAGCATACGAGGTAGCGGCAATATTAAATCAAAATATAACGCTCCCTGATGAATCGGTGAATTTCAGTGCCGAAAAAGCAACAGATTACGTAACAGTGGATGTGGATGCTCCGGAATTAAATCCTTATTATGGAGCGTTTATCATTAAAGATTTGGAAATTCGGAAATCACCACTGTGGATGCGCAATGCATTGACGGCAGCCGGTATAAGACCAATTAACAATGTTGTCGATATTACTAACTATGTTTTGCTCGAATATGGCCAGCCGCTGCATGCATTTGATTTTGATTTGTTGAATTCGGATAAAATTGTTGTGCGCCGGGCCAATGAAAATGAAAAAATGGTTACGCTGGATGATGTGGAAAGGAATCTTTCATCAGATAATCTCGCCATAACCAACGGTACCGAACCTGTTGCACTGGCAGGTGTTATGGGCGGTGCAAAAACAGAAGTTAACAATGATACAAAAGCCATTTTGCTGGAAGCTGCATATTTTGATCCTAAGTCTGTTAGAAGGACGGTTAAAGAAACTGGGTTGCGAAGTGAGTCAAGTACCCGATTTGAGAAAGGTATAGATCCTAACCGTGTTTACCGTGCAGGCATGCGGGCAGCACATCTTCTGCAGCAATATGCAGGCGGGACTGTGCTGGCTGAACCTGCAATATTTGATGAACTGGACCGTTCCGAGAAAGTAGTTGCGATTAATACCGCTGAAATCAACAAGCGTCTTGGCACACAAATTGACACAGGTGACATCGCTGCTATTTTAGACAGATTGCAATTTTCATTTGAACAGCATGATGATCATTTTTCAGTAACTGTTCCAACCCGACGTGGGGATATTACCATTTTTGAAGATATGCTGGAGGAAGTTGCCCGGATCTATGGCTATGATAATCTTCCGTTTACGTTACCTGAAGGCTCGTCACAGGCAGGTGGACTTACAAATCACCAGCTATTAAAACGGGAAGTGAAAGGTTACTTGCAAAGTGCCGGCTTGATGGAAACTATTACGTATTCTTTGACCAAGGAAGAATGGGCAGGAAAGTTTGTCAGCCCGGAGATAGCCAAGTTGAATCCAAATCAGGTTCATTTATCCATGCCGATGACGGAAGATCATAAAACACTTAGGTTAAGTCTTATTCCTGAACTGCTGCAAACCATATCACATAACTTGGCCAGGAATCAGAGGGATCTTGCCTATTATGAACTGGGGACAGTTTTTATTTCAGATGAAAAAGAACTGACTGAACAACCAAATGAGAAATTAAGGGCGTCGGGTGTGCTTACAGGTAACTGGCTTACACACCTGTGGCAGCAAGAGAAGAAACAGGTAGACTTTTACCTTGTTAAAGGAATTGTGGAAGGGTTGTTCGATTTCCTCGATATCGAAGTTGACTTTAAACAGGGTAAAATCGCTGATCTTCATCCGGGAAGATGTGCTGTTGTAACTGTAAAGGGACAAACGGTTGGTTACTTGGGGCAGGTTCATCCAAGATTGGAGAAAAAACTCGATATTAAAGAAACGTATGTATTTGATATTGATATGGATTATGTGTTTGAAGTATACCGTAATACAATCAGCTACAGACCGATTCCGAAGTATCCATCCGTTTCAAGGGATATCGCTTTTATCGTGGATGAAAATGTTCAGGCCGGCGATATTAAAGAACTTATTGAGAAAACGGGAGCTCCGCTGGTTCAGAATGTCCACATATTTGATGTATATAAAGGGGAGCATTTGGAAGAAGGTAAAAAGTCAATTGCCATTAGTTTGTTGTATCAGGACGCTGAAAAGACGCTGAAAGATAATGAAGTTGAACAGTCTTATCAGGAAATTGTAGGAAAGGTTAATGACCAGTTTGATGCATATGTAAGATCTTAA
- the zapA gene encoding cell division protein ZapA — MARNDKTRVTVEIQNKPYTIVGTEEPQHVRLVAGLVDQKMREIHDANQQLNTSELAVLTAVNTMNDYMKLKEEYASLLGSKNKKKDK, encoded by the coding sequence GTGGCCCGGAATGATAAAACACGTGTAACGGTTGAAATACAAAATAAACCATATACGATTGTAGGAACGGAAGAACCGCAGCATGTTCGGCTTGTTGCAGGTTTGGTCGACCAGAAAATGCGTGAAATTCATGATGCAAATCAACAATTAAACACAAGTGAGCTGGCGGTCTTGACAGCGGTAAATACAATGAATGATTACATGAAACTGAAAGAAGAATATGCAAGTTTACTCGGATCAAAAAACAAGAAAAAGGATAAATAA
- the rnhC gene encoding ribonuclease HIII, which translates to MGQLVNRYTQDSIATMKKHYAASLQSAPQEAIFRARTQHAVITAFKSGKVMFQGNNPEVEADRWAADQLTDTKQASKKKKSSLFAPPETLFTSNHIGSDEAGTGDYFGPITTAAAFVRHDQLDLLKELGVQDSKNLSDPTIRKIAADIMHVDMPYSLLILHNEKYNSLQKRGWTQGKMKAMLHHHAINNVCEKIGTEQLNGILIDQFCEPHVYKKHIESEKEELTGSTYFMTKAESSSLAVAAGSIIARASFLNEMDKLSKQVGFTLPKGASKKVDITIAKIIKAKGKNRLSTCAKTHFANTKKAAQYL; encoded by the coding sequence ATGGGACAACTAGTCAATCGCTATACACAGGATTCCATTGCAACAATGAAAAAACATTATGCTGCATCACTGCAATCTGCACCACAAGAGGCAATTTTCAGGGCCAGAACGCAGCATGCGGTTATTACCGCTTTCAAATCAGGCAAAGTAATGTTTCAGGGAAATAACCCCGAAGTTGAAGCTGACAGGTGGGCTGCCGATCAATTAACGGATACAAAACAAGCGTCAAAGAAGAAAAAAAGCTCTCTTTTCGCACCGCCCGAAACCCTTTTTACAAGTAATCATATTGGATCAGATGAAGCCGGTACAGGGGATTACTTCGGACCGATAACAACTGCAGCCGCGTTTGTCAGACATGATCAACTGGACTTATTGAAGGAATTGGGAGTACAGGATTCCAAAAATTTATCCGATCCAACCATCCGAAAAATAGCAGCTGATATCATGCATGTTGACATGCCATATTCACTTTTGATATTGCATAACGAAAAATATAACAGTTTACAAAAAAGGGGATGGACCCAAGGAAAAATGAAAGCAATGCTGCATCATCATGCCATTAATAATGTATGTGAAAAGATTGGGACGGAGCAGCTCAATGGCATTTTGATTGATCAGTTTTGTGAGCCGCATGTTTATAAAAAACATATCGAATCCGAAAAAGAAGAACTTACAGGCAGTACCTATTTCATGACTAAAGCTGAAAGCAGCTCACTCGCCGTTGCTGCCGGTTCAATCATCGCACGGGCAAGCTTTCTGAATGAAATGGATAAATTGTCCAAACAAGTCGGATTCACCTTACCTAAAGGGGCGTCCAAAAAGGTTGATATAACCATTGCAAAAATTATCAAAGCGAAAGGAAAAAACAGATTAAGCACTTGTGCCAAAACACATTTTGCCAATACAAAAAAAGCAGCTCAATATTTATAA
- a CDS encoding TrmH family RNA methyltransferase has protein sequence MITSVHNNRVKQWKRLGKRKDREQTGTFFIEGYHLIDEAYRSGWKVLEVIAEEGKTVPDWSQGIVVYVSSEVFKYAARTEAPQGIAAVVEMKEIAASGGNAVLLVDAIQDPGNLGTIIRTADSAGFDAVLLGDGTVDPYNDKVIRATQGSLFHIAVYHVNIINEIPDLKQQGYEIWASALTESVPFETATVPDKTALIVGNEGAGIQNGILRLADSIVNIPIYGNAESLNVSVAAGILMYYIRR, from the coding sequence ATGATAACTTCGGTTCATAATAACAGGGTTAAACAGTGGAAAAGGCTGGGGAAACGAAAAGATCGGGAACAGACTGGTACTTTTTTTATTGAAGGGTATCACCTGATTGATGAAGCATACAGAAGTGGCTGGAAAGTACTCGAAGTAATAGCTGAGGAAGGAAAAACGGTTCCTGACTGGTCTCAGGGTATCGTTGTTTATGTCAGCTCCGAAGTTTTTAAATATGCAGCACGTACGGAAGCACCGCAAGGGATAGCGGCGGTTGTCGAAATGAAGGAAATCGCTGCAAGCGGAGGAAATGCGGTTTTGCTGGTGGATGCCATACAAGATCCGGGAAATCTCGGTACAATTATCCGAACAGCCGATTCTGCAGGGTTTGATGCGGTTCTGCTTGGCGATGGAACGGTGGATCCATATAATGATAAAGTGATTCGCGCTACACAAGGATCATTGTTTCACATAGCCGTTTATCACGTGAACATTATAAATGAAATCCCCGATTTGAAGCAGCAGGGGTATGAAATTTGGGCATCGGCTTTAACTGAATCTGTACCATTCGAAACAGCAACTGTCCCTGACAAAACAGCATTGATTGTCGGTAATGAAGGAGCAGGGATACAAAATGGTATATTGCGGCTTGCGGATTCAATTGTCAACATTCCGATATATGGAAATGCAGAGTCGTTGAACGTTAGTGTTGCAGCCGGCATCTTAATGTATTATATTAGAAGATAA
- a CDS encoding CvpA family protein encodes MVDLFLIIVLIFGFLMGLKRGFILQTFHLLGFITAFIIAAIYYDVLSDRLALWIPYPELGNSSAWVDFLESMPLEVAFYNAVAFAIIFFAVKIIMQIIASMLDFVADLPVLKSVNKLLGAVLGFVEVYLIIFILLYILALTPMAQIQAWINDSWVALFIIEYTPFLSEKITELWFTQIESTLKG; translated from the coding sequence ATGGTAGATTTATTTTTAATAATTGTACTTATTTTTGGTTTTTTAATGGGGTTGAAACGCGGGTTTATCCTGCAAACTTTTCATTTGTTAGGATTCATAACCGCCTTTATAATTGCTGCGATATATTATGATGTTCTTTCCGATAGACTGGCACTGTGGATTCCATATCCGGAACTCGGGAACAGCAGTGCCTGGGTGGATTTTCTCGAGTCAATGCCGCTTGAAGTGGCATTTTATAATGCAGTCGCATTTGCGATTATTTTCTTTGCGGTTAAAATCATTATGCAAATTATTGCCTCCATGCTTGATTTTGTGGCAGATTTGCCTGTGTTAAAATCAGTTAATAAATTGCTTGGGGCTGTGCTCGGATTCGTTGAAGTCTATCTGATTATATTTATATTGTTATACATTCTGGCATTGACACCTATGGCGCAAATTCAGGCTTGGATCAACGACTCATGGGTGGCGTTATTCATAATTGAGTATACGCCGTTTTTGTCCGAAAAAATAACAGAACTCTGGTTCACTCAGATTGAGTCTACATTAAAGGGTTAA
- the sspI gene encoding small acid-soluble spore protein SspI, producing MDLNLRKAIVTNIASNDQEQLEATIVDAIQQGEEKMLPGLGVLFELIWNQSDEENRQEMIDSLEQGVKQASSQE from the coding sequence ATGGATTTGAATTTACGCAAAGCAATTGTTACCAACATTGCTTCCAACGATCAGGAACAACTTGAAGCCACTATCGTGGATGCCATTCAACAAGGTGAGGAGAAAATGCTGCCGGGTCTCGGCGTGCTTTTCGAACTCATCTGGAATCAATCCGATGAAGAAAACAGGCAGGAAATGATTGATTCCCTTGAACAAGGAGTCAAACAGGCATCAAGTCAGGAATAA
- the polX gene encoding DNA polymerase/3'-5' exonuclease PolX — protein MEVNKKDVIKLLEKIGTYLELKGENSFKISAYRKAAQALEGDDRSLADIDDFTKLKGIGKGTATVINEYIQNGASETLAQLQKEVPEGLIPLLDLPGLGGKKLAKLFQELGVTDADSLKKAVDEGEVEKLAGFGKKSAEKILAALENANKRPERLPIATILPIAEWIETYLQDIPSINDFSRAGSLRRMRETIKDIDFIISADNPAEVRDDLLKLDNIKEIIAQGDTKVSVTLDEAYDVNVDFRIVAPEEFASTLHHFTGSKEHNVAMRQLAKSKGEKINEYGVEVEETGETLTFEGEEQFFHHFGLNFIPPEARENTGELEYFIENVPDLIEQKDIRGDLHMHSTWSDGAQSVEEMVNRAREKKYEYICITDHSKFLRVANGLNEDRLRKQREEISRLNEKYSDIHIFAGVEMDILPDGTLNFDDDFLKEMDFVIGAIHSGFNQSEEKIMERLYAALDNPFVSLIAHPTGRLIGRRAGYQADVEKLIERAKQTGTALELNANPNRLDLSSEWLRKAQEAGVPIAIDTDAHDYLMLEHMKYGTGAARRGWIEKDTVINTWPKAKLIDFMNRNK, from the coding sequence ATGGAAGTGAATAAAAAAGATGTGATTAAATTACTCGAAAAAATAGGCACGTATCTGGAATTAAAAGGTGAAAATTCCTTTAAGATTTCCGCTTACCGAAAGGCGGCACAAGCACTTGAGGGGGATGACCGTTCACTTGCAGATATAGATGATTTTACAAAATTAAAAGGAATTGGAAAAGGCACAGCAACTGTTATCAATGAATATATTCAAAACGGAGCTTCGGAAACATTAGCCCAGCTTCAGAAAGAAGTGCCGGAAGGGTTGATTCCATTGCTGGATTTGCCCGGTTTGGGCGGGAAGAAACTGGCTAAATTGTTCCAGGAATTAGGGGTGACGGATGCTGATTCACTAAAAAAGGCGGTTGATGAAGGAGAAGTGGAAAAGCTCGCCGGTTTTGGAAAAAAATCAGCCGAAAAAATTTTGGCAGCATTGGAAAATGCCAATAAGCGCCCGGAACGTCTGCCAATAGCGACTATTCTTCCAATTGCCGAATGGATTGAAACATATTTACAGGATATACCTTCCATTAACGATTTTTCGCGTGCTGGCAGTTTGCGGAGAATGCGGGAAACGATAAAAGATATTGATTTCATTATATCAGCTGATAACCCTGCTGAAGTACGGGATGACTTATTGAAATTGGATAATATCAAGGAGATAATTGCGCAGGGAGATACAAAGGTTTCCGTAACATTGGATGAAGCATACGATGTGAATGTTGATTTCCGGATAGTCGCCCCGGAAGAGTTTGCTTCAACACTCCACCATTTTACCGGCTCCAAGGAACATAATGTTGCAATGAGACAACTTGCCAAATCCAAAGGGGAAAAAATTAATGAATATGGAGTGGAAGTGGAAGAAACCGGTGAAACACTGACATTTGAAGGCGAGGAACAGTTCTTCCACCATTTTGGTCTGAATTTTATTCCGCCGGAGGCAAGGGAAAACACTGGTGAACTTGAATATTTTATTGAAAATGTTCCGGATTTGATTGAACAGAAGGATATTCGCGGTGACTTGCATATGCATTCGACCTGGAGTGATGGGGCACAGTCAGTTGAAGAAATGGTTAATCGCGCAAGGGAGAAAAAGTACGAGTACATTTGTATCACGGATCATTCCAAATTTTTACGGGTGGCCAATGGTTTAAATGAAGACAGACTGCGTAAACAGCGAGAAGAAATCAGTCGGTTGAATGAAAAATATTCCGATATTCATATATTTGCCGGAGTGGAGATGGATATTTTACCGGATGGCACATTAAATTTTGACGATGATTTTTTAAAGGAAATGGATTTTGTAATAGGGGCAATTCATTCAGGATTTAATCAGTCGGAAGAAAAGATTATGGAGCGGTTATATGCTGCGTTGGATAACCCTTTTGTTTCCCTGATTGCTCATCCTACCGGCAGGCTGATCGGAAGACGTGCAGGATATCAAGCAGATGTTGAAAAATTAATTGAACGAGCAAAACAGACCGGGACAGCACTTGAACTGAATGCCAATCCGAACCGTCTGGACCTTTCCAGTGAATGGCTTCGAAAGGCGCAGGAGGCTGGTGTTCCGATTGCAATTGATACAGATGCTCATGATTATTTAATGCTCGA
- the pheS gene encoding phenylalanine--tRNA ligase subunit alpha has product MKDELYAIQEETLKQINNADSLKELQVIKVAVLGKKGSLTGVLRGMGKLSKEERPVVGEIANKVRETISAKIEEKSDVLEEKALEEQLEKETLDVTLPGRPVQVGGPHLLTSIIEEIEDLFVGMGFEIKEGPEVETDYYNFEALNLPKDHPARDMQDTFYITNELLLRTHTSPVQARTMNQYEGDQPVKMICPGKVYRRDTDDATHSHQFTQIEGLYVDKNVRMSDLKGILNRFAKKMFGQDREIRLRPSFFPFTEPSVEMDISCKVCHGEGCSVCKQSGWIEILGAGMVHPRVLEMAGYDPEMYTGFAFGMGPDRIAMLKYGIDDIRQFYTNDVRFLRQYHHAKGGIL; this is encoded by the coding sequence ATGAAGGATGAGCTGTACGCCATTCAGGAAGAAACATTGAAACAAATCAACAATGCCGATTCCTTAAAAGAACTGCAGGTTATTAAAGTGGCAGTTCTTGGCAAAAAAGGGTCATTGACAGGTGTTCTCAGAGGAATGGGGAAACTTTCCAAAGAAGAACGGCCAGTTGTCGGTGAAATAGCCAACAAGGTCAGGGAAACAATTTCGGCAAAAATTGAAGAGAAAAGTGACGTACTTGAAGAAAAGGCATTGGAAGAACAATTGGAAAAAGAAACATTAGACGTTACGTTGCCTGGCCGGCCTGTGCAGGTAGGCGGACCACATCTGTTAACCAGCATTATTGAGGAGATTGAGGATTTGTTTGTTGGAATGGGTTTTGAAATAAAAGAAGGCCCAGAAGTGGAAACAGACTATTATAATTTTGAAGCCCTGAACCTGCCGAAAGACCATCCGGCACGTGATATGCAGGATACATTTTATATAACCAATGAACTGCTGCTCAGAACACATACATCACCTGTTCAGGCCCGAACAATGAATCAGTACGAAGGTGATCAGCCGGTTAAAATGATTTGCCCCGGAAAGGTTTACCGCCGCGATACAGATGATGCCACACACTCCCATCAATTCACACAAATTGAAGGGTTGTACGTGGACAAAAATGTGCGGATGAGCGATTTGAAAGGCATCCTTAACCGGTTTGCCAAAAAAATGTTCGGACAGGACCGGGAAATCAGGCTGCGTCCAAGCTTTTTCCCTTTCACTGAACCTTCCGTCGAAATGGATATATCCTGTAAAGTTTGCCACGGTGAAGGCTGTTCTGTCTGTAAACAGTCAGGCTGGATTGAAATTCTGGGTGCCGGCATGGTCCATCCGCGTGTGCTGGAAATGGCCGGATATGATCCCGAAATGTATACGGGATTTGCGTTCGGAATGGGACCGGATCGTATCGCAATGCTGAAATACGGCATCGATGATATCCGTCAGTTCTATACAAATGACGTACGTTTTCTGCGTCAGTATCATCATGCTAAAGGAGGTATCCTTTAA